From Vitis vinifera cultivar Pinot Noir 40024 chromosome 14, ASM3070453v1, a single genomic window includes:
- the LOC109123874 gene encoding uncharacterized protein LOC109123874 translates to MERRKSRVSLDPLATVKAAAWAWYQRGSGSEGKPISEFQVTRARPAPIPSRYKLEAMRMAEEGPEKEGSSASSATSTPNLSHTSLLDTYEIERISQQLDILIETSGKGIRTGTNLYKGSGTNSRKEKKKLKGFWARHAIVCGTEDDVLETIRVSGGDRKSRWQ, encoded by the coding sequence ATGGAGAGAAGGAAATCCAGAGTCAGCCTCGACCCTTTAGCCACGGTGAAAGCGGCTGCATGGGCTTGGTATCAGCGTGGATCAGGGTCTGAAGGCAAACCCATAAGCGAGTTCCAGGTCACCAGGGCTCGTCCTGCTCCCATACCCTCACGGTACAAGCTAGAAGCCATGAGAATGGCTGAAGAAGGTCCAGAGAAGGAGGGCTCAAGCGCAAGTTCCGCTACCTCTACTCCAAATCTTAGCCATACTTCTCTTCTTGATACGTACGAAATAGAAAGAATCTCTCAGCAGCTTGATATTCTCATAGAAACAAGCGGCAAAGGCATCAGAACTGGCACCAACTTGTACAAAGGAAGCGGCACAAATTCgaggaaggagaagaagaaattgaaaggGTTTTGGGCAAGGCATGCGATTGTGTGTGGCACAGAGGACGATGTGTTGGAGACAATAAGAGTTTCGGGGGGCGATCGGAAGAGCAGGTGGCAGTGA